In a single window of the Rhizoctonia solani chromosome 16, complete sequence genome:
- a CDS encoding ICE-like protease (caspase) p20 domain protein, which produces MSVIPTDNQSGVIIIPRHIASATNDRGSSHPERTIMEANLLKAVQLGDNIHTGNSAPPDSVERRALLISAQYKEFRWGILDGPPFDTYAVYNMLGRPRYNLDVPENIRILCDVSGVDPKSGSFPTKDNIVNQIKLKSLEWLTSNVRSGDYRFMHYSGHGGHFLSNDKDGKQLRRPGIDKWGEDSWDPKVEPRKGDTERTPSQITAGRITEIKVLLQDLEYYKQGIVTGSNDVNPKMEDSNCLIFDKAGAITIHPKPEASIPQRH; this is translated from the exons ATGAGCGTTATTCCTACAGATAATCAAAGTGGTGTTATCATCATCCCCCGGCACATTGCAAGTGCCACTAACGATCGGGGTAGCTCTCACCCCGAAAGGACCATCATGGAAGCAAACCTTCTAAAGGCAGTCCAACTTGGGGATAATATACACACCGGAAACTCTGCTCCCCCTGATTCAGTGGAACGTAGAGCCCTTCTT ATCTCGGCGCAATACAAGGAATTTCGCTGGGGTATCTTGGATGGGCCTCCCTTCGATACATATGCGGTATATAATATGCTTGGGAGACCTAGATATAATTTGGATGT ACCAGAGAATATTCGAATCCTATGTGATGTTTCCGGAGTTGATCCCAAATCGGGTTCGTTTCCAACGAAAGATAACATTGTAAATCAAATTAAA CTAAAAAGCCTTGAATGGCTAACCAGCAACGTACGTTCTGGCGATTATCGTTTCATGCATT ATAGTGGACATGGTGGACATTTCCTCTCGAACGACAAGGACGGGAAACAGCTTCGTCGTCCAGGGATAGATAAGTGGGGAGAGGACTCGTGGGATCCTAAGGTTGAGCCCAGGAAGGGTGACACTGAAAGAACTCCCTCCCAAATCACTGCAGGAAGAATTACCGAAATAAAGGTGCTTCTGCAGGATTTAGAGTACTATAAGCAGG GAATTGTTACAGGAAGCAACGAcgtgaaccccaaaatggAAGACTCGAACTGCTTGATATTTGACAAGGCAGGTGCAATCACCATCCATCCTAAGCCAGAAGCCTCAATTCCCCAAAGGCATTGA
- a CDS encoding ICE-like protease (caspase) p20 domain protein, with protein MTPAIHTIRLAHKVEGAGFRAIDESSQIPSTHGWSREGDVIQQAELSILKSEESKGGSEGDSKTVTSGPRFFSKLLGAVGIGGADVTLHEVLPDREKQMDHTKPYVVRCWTAAHSRQESWDTAFGGTFTASFIANCRKFRNSPNWSKEFTYRRLYEQVSSEITNIQKASIWNLKSGPNPQFVQLWSSLPDDTQGSKDDLLNSTVIL; from the exons ATGACACCGGCCATTCATACCATTAGACTTGCGCACAAGGTTGAAGGCGCTGGTTTCAGGGCCATAGATGAGAGCTCCCAGATTCCCTCAACCCATGGGTGGTCCCGCGAAGGCGATGTAATTCAACAGGCGGAACTCA GCATTCTGAAAAGTGAGGAATCAAAGGGGGGATCGGAAGGCGATTCCAAGACTGTAACTTCAGGGCCCAGATTCTTCTCGAAACTACTTGGCGCGGTCGGAATTGGCGGCGCTGACGTAACTTTGCATGAAGTACTTCCTGACAGGGAGAAACAAATGGACCATACCAAACCCTATGTTGTG CGATGTTGGACTGCTGCCCATTCGCGACAGGAGTCCTGGGACACAGCCTTTGGCGGAACATTCACCGCA TCATTTATTGCCAATTGTCGTAAATTCAGGAATAGTCCCAACTGGTCTAAAGAATTCACTTACAGGAGACTATACGAACAAGTCAG CTCTGAAATCACTAACATTCAAAAAGCCAGCATTTGGAATTTGAAAAGCGGACCTAATCCTCAGTTCGTCCAG CTATGGAGCTCTCTTCCCGATGATACACAAGGAAGCAAG GACGACCTTTTGAACTCAACTGTTATACTCTGA